The sequence TATACTGGCTTTTGGATCGACTATGATGGCAGTGCTGTTGGCAAATATCGACTAACTTTGAAAACAAACCAGGCCCTCATGCTCTTGGCTGCACTTACAGTTCTAGTCACCCTCTCTGCCGGTCGCAGCTGGAAACTGTGGTGTTCAGCAGTCCACTATGTACTCCAGTATCGCCAGGCCAAACCTTCTTCTCGCACATCCTCTATCCGACAACAACAGGTTGTTCTGCGAAATTCAGAGACCGCAGGTGGTAGTCTCTTTGCTCTCTTGGGCCTTGCGATGCAGAAGCGCGATCCCGCCAAACGAGAAAAACTAGTTCTGATCTCCTTATCTCTTTTACACTGGGGTATATTTGTCGTTCTCGGAATCCTGACGTCGCAGATCGCCACTGGGAGGACTGTAAGGTCGATAACGACGAATCACTGCGGGAGCTGGTTGGCAAAGGCTATTCCGCCACTGAATGCGTCGTCGATGGAACAACGGGAAGCGTCTGCTACGCTCAACGAGCTCGACCTGAACTCAACGTTAGAAGCCGATGATTATGTCCGACGCTGCTACACCTCCAAAGTCGACGGTGCTGTCGGATGCAACTTGTTATTTAAACGGTTTCTCCCTCATAAAATCGAGAACAACAAATGCATATTCTCCAAGGATGTCTGCGCAGAGGCTGATGGGATTGCAGTGTCATTCGACTCTGGGAATATCTCGTTCTCTGACCTTGGATTGAACTCCGCTTTGTCAGATCAGCTTTTCGTTCGCCGTCGGTCGATCTGCTCACCCCTACCTGCAGAACCTTTCATGTACACCAATGAGCAGGCGATCCAGTCACTGGGGCTGCTCAAGAGTGTCCTCGATGATCCAGAAGAGATCCGGGCGTTTTCGCATGTTAAATTAGAGAAGCACACGAACTGGACCACCCATTACCGCAACGCCCTTTCCCAGACGTACGAAGTCTACACCGAACTAGCGGGGGATGCTAGCTTAGCATCTCCGCTCCTGCAACCGGAGAGACCTTCCATGCAAGTATCAGTGATCACGGTGATGGGAGAGGCAGTTGTGTTCTATGCACCCTTCTCTGACGCATTCTTTAACTTCGATCGTCGAATAGACACGATCGATACCAGGGGGAACAATTATACATATTACAGAATCGGACGG is a genomic window of Coccidioides posadasii str. Silveira chromosome 3, complete sequence containing:
- a CDS encoding uncharacterized protein (antiSMASH:Cluster_3.1~EggNog:ENOG410PPFE~TransMembrane:4 (i39-58o88-107i119-138o557-578i)), with protein sequence MAPLDDNSATSDVVYTGFWIDYDGSAVGKYRLTLKTNQALMLLAALTVLVTLSAGRSWKLWCSAVHYVLQYRQAKPSSRTSSIRQQQVVLRNSETAGGSLFALLGLAMQKRDPAKREKLVLISLSLLHWGIFVVLGILTSQIATGRTVRSITTNHCGSWLAKAIPPLNASSMEQREASATLNELDLNSTLEADDYVRRCYTSKVDGAVGCNLLFKRFLPHKIENNKCIFSKDVCAEADGIAVSFDSGNISFSDLGLNSALSDQLFVRRRSICSPLPAEPFMYTNEQAIQSLGLLKSVLDDPEEIRAFSHVKLEKHTNWTTHYRNALSQTYEVYTELAGDASLASPLLQPERPSMQVSVITVMGEAVVFYAPFSDAFFNFDRRIDTIDTRGNNYTYYRIGRAINSVACQEMVMYCSKYTNFCTSWEGVYTVSNSYHILAGDRSSDTVIETAFAAVNLAMVHSTLFKSISNRGASALLATRFLSNSNQLRLVPGQWKIEVERWFQVALARVQLAVLRFVKTPGLDRTRVDNTWDLLPVLKGVCSIIKFNSADHTTLSSLGVLIVVAFSVLLTTLSMWDVIFTSLVSKRVLTAWNKDHALELLAALNKAVSCTPMPGDRIGVFPYLNRTTL